In a single window of the Tellurirhabdus bombi genome:
- a CDS encoding RNA polymerase sigma factor, giving the protein MDQPLIEQCQRGNAFAQKRLFERYANRMYRVCLRYVRNEQEAEEVLMTGFLKVFRSLSSFQDRHENSFEAWLRRIMVNEALQHLRAMRSLPTLYTDEAMSLQPDPKPLPDSGLDADLITALIARLPTGYRTVFNLYVVEGYSHREIGEQLQISENTSKSQLSKARTMLQELLIKQGYETNIRRTH; this is encoded by the coding sequence ATGGATCAACCGCTCATCGAACAATGTCAACGAGGTAATGCATTCGCCCAGAAACGATTGTTCGAACGGTATGCCAATCGGATGTACCGCGTGTGCTTGCGCTACGTGCGCAACGAGCAGGAAGCCGAAGAGGTGTTGATGACTGGATTTCTGAAAGTATTTCGGTCACTCAGTAGTTTTCAGGATCGTCACGAAAACAGTTTTGAAGCCTGGCTTCGGCGAATTATGGTGAACGAAGCGTTGCAGCATTTGCGGGCGATGCGCAGTTTGCCGACGCTTTATACCGATGAGGCGATGAGCTTGCAACCTGACCCGAAGCCACTGCCCGACAGCGGTTTAGATGCCGACCTGATCACGGCCTTGATTGCCCGACTGCCCACCGGCTACCGAACCGTTTTCAACCTGTATGTCGTGGAAGGATACAGCCATCGGGAAATTGGCGAGCAGTTACAGATTAGCGAAAATACCTCGAAGTCTCAGTTGAGCAAAGCGCGGACCATGTTGCAGGAACTTTTAATCAAACAGGGCTATGAAACCAACATCCGACGAACCCATTGA
- the glmS gene encoding glutamine--fructose-6-phosphate transaminase (isomerizing), protein MCGIVAYVGHREACPLILKGLKRLEYRGYDSSGLALLNGDGLKVYKKKGKVSDLEAELATKELHARIGIGHTRWATHGEPNDVNAHPHYSHDKKLALIHNGIIENYASIKQNLIRKGHEFRSDTDSEVLMQFIEDIKKETGCSLEEAVRQALLEVVGAYAIVVIAEDEPTQLIAARKGSPLVIGVGENEFFFASDATPIIEYTKDVVYLNDYEIATVRDGELKIVNLDNTKTTPYIQKVELELEAIEKGGFDHFMLKEIFEQPRSIADSMRGRVKADEGHLQLGGLRDYLDKLAASKRIIIVGCGTSWHAGLVAEYIFEELARIPVEVEYASEFRYRNPIIAEGDIVIAISQSGETADTLAAIELAKSKGATIFGVCNAVGSSIPRTSHAGAYTHAGPEIGVASTKAFTAQVTVLTLMALSAAKRKGTISDSLFRQLLAEMEAIPAKVEKLLQNAEKVKEIAYIFTYARNFIYLGRGLNFPVALEGALKLKEISYIHAEGYPAAEMKHGPIALIDEDMPVVFIAAKDSSYEKVVSNIQEVKARKGRVIAIATEGDTLLPGMVDFVIEIPKVHEMLMPLISVIPLQLLSYYVAVMRGRNVDQPRNLAKSVTVE, encoded by the coding sequence ATGTGTGGAATTGTAGCTTATGTGGGACACCGTGAGGCGTGTCCGCTGATCCTGAAAGGTTTAAAGCGCCTGGAATACCGGGGATATGATAGCTCAGGACTTGCTCTGCTGAACGGAGATGGCCTGAAAGTATACAAGAAAAAAGGGAAAGTTTCCGATCTGGAAGCCGAGCTGGCTACGAAAGAACTGCACGCCCGGATTGGCATCGGCCACACGCGCTGGGCGACGCACGGAGAGCCTAACGACGTCAATGCGCACCCTCACTACTCGCACGACAAAAAACTGGCCCTGATTCATAATGGAATCATTGAAAACTACGCATCGATCAAGCAAAACCTGATTCGGAAAGGCCACGAATTTCGGTCGGATACGGATTCGGAGGTGCTGATGCAGTTCATCGAGGACATTAAAAAAGAAACGGGTTGTTCGCTAGAAGAAGCGGTCCGGCAGGCGTTGCTGGAAGTGGTTGGCGCGTATGCCATCGTGGTAATTGCCGAAGATGAACCTACTCAGCTGATTGCCGCGCGCAAAGGAAGCCCACTGGTGATTGGAGTGGGTGAGAACGAGTTTTTCTTTGCTTCGGATGCCACGCCAATCATCGAATATACCAAAGATGTTGTTTACCTGAACGATTACGAAATCGCAACGGTGCGGGACGGGGAGCTAAAAATTGTTAACCTCGATAATACCAAAACGACGCCTTACATTCAGAAAGTAGAGCTGGAGCTGGAAGCCATCGAAAAAGGCGGCTTTGACCACTTCATGCTGAAAGAAATTTTTGAACAGCCTCGATCCATTGCCGATAGCATGCGCGGTCGGGTTAAGGCCGACGAAGGGCATCTACAACTCGGTGGTTTGCGCGATTACCTGGACAAGCTGGCCGCTTCGAAGCGAATCATTATTGTTGGTTGCGGAACCTCGTGGCACGCCGGTCTGGTGGCCGAATATATTTTTGAAGAACTGGCCCGGATTCCGGTTGAGGTTGAATACGCCTCAGAATTCCGCTACCGGAACCCAATCATTGCCGAAGGCGATATTGTGATTGCCATTTCCCAATCGGGGGAGACGGCGGATACCTTGGCGGCTATCGAACTAGCCAAGTCAAAAGGAGCGACGATTTTTGGGGTTTGTAACGCAGTGGGTTCGTCCATTCCGCGCACCTCACATGCCGGGGCTTATACGCACGCGGGTCCCGAAATCGGGGTGGCGTCGACCAAAGCGTTTACGGCGCAGGTTACCGTTCTGACGCTGATGGCCCTTTCCGCCGCCAAGCGCAAAGGCACCATTTCGGATAGCCTATTCCGGCAGCTTCTGGCTGAGATGGAGGCAATTCCGGCCAAGGTGGAGAAGCTGCTTCAGAACGCCGAGAAGGTCAAAGAGATTGCATACATTTTCACCTACGCCCGTAATTTTATCTATCTGGGTCGCGGATTAAACTTCCCGGTTGCGCTGGAAGGGGCGTTAAAGCTGAAAGAAATTTCGTACATCCACGCCGAGGGCTACCCCGCCGCCGAGATGAAGCACGGCCCTATTGCCCTGATCGACGAAGATATGCCGGTGGTGTTTATTGCCGCTAAAGACAGTTCGTACGAAAAAGTGGTATCCAATATTCAGGAGGTGAAAGCGCGCAAAGGCCGCGTGATTGCCATCGCTACGGAAGGCGATACGCTGCTGCCGGGCATGGTGGATTTTGTGATTGAAATTCCCAAAGTGCACGAAATGCTCATGCCGTTGATTTCCGTTATTCCGCTGCAATTGCTTTCGTACTATGTGGCTGTCATGCGCGGTCGTAACGTAGACCAGCCCCGGAATTTGGCGAAATCAGTAACTGTTGAATAA
- a CDS encoding DUF4270 family protein, whose translation MSRNAIIPSTQGWLANFSKGLSLLIGVVALLTACEEPKEIGLTPTTPVGVLYTDTLTVTRSTILLDSVQTGRNNRLLIGNYSDPTFGKVTAKAFAQFDFGYNNTTIINSVTVDNTAIYDSIRYVSGYVNAYGDTTGTQEIFLHRLTEDLDTTKRYTINNTAAYDPTPLTKISLTSGPNSYTSLVVTKLPDAFGQEILNIFKGKTVTRLDFRKAFKGFAFVPGSGNKSVVSLPTGFSINYVAIYYHKANETTASSLGFSIDPSIYRAAAFTQVTANRAGTKLAGLTTTNPLPASATGGQLFVQNGTGVTTKLAFPTFENLKKQGRIAINRAELTITPKSSASGTFLPFYMALAETSANNRISYTDRNNTRVLHLLQTNTGTFQQISQWFYPEVATYGARTRNAYSYDVTGYFQALLTNFRPNTGLVLVPTAGNASTLIPTTQLGTSYQVETYLNTQLTAAVLDAPESVKLVVFYTLAE comes from the coding sequence ATGTCGCGGAACGCTATTATACCCTCTACACAGGGCTGGTTGGCTAATTTTAGTAAAGGATTAAGTCTCCTGATTGGTGTAGTAGCTCTGTTGACGGCCTGCGAAGAACCCAAAGAAATCGGTTTAACCCCGACTACCCCCGTCGGGGTTCTTTATACGGATACGCTAACCGTTACCAGGTCAACCATCCTGCTGGATTCAGTGCAAACGGGCCGAAATAACCGTCTGCTCATCGGGAATTACAGCGATCCTACCTTTGGTAAGGTTACAGCAAAGGCATTTGCTCAGTTTGATTTTGGGTATAACAACACAACCATCATCAACTCCGTAACCGTAGATAACACGGCGATATACGACTCCATTAGGTACGTTAGTGGCTACGTAAATGCATATGGTGACACGACTGGAACGCAGGAAATTTTCCTCCACCGACTAACGGAAGACCTTGATACAACAAAGCGGTATACGATCAACAACACAGCGGCTTATGACCCAACGCCTTTGACTAAAATTAGTCTTACGTCTGGACCCAACAGCTATACGAGTCTCGTTGTGACGAAATTGCCGGATGCGTTTGGGCAAGAAATACTTAATATTTTCAAAGGGAAAACGGTTACACGACTGGATTTTCGGAAGGCGTTCAAAGGCTTTGCTTTTGTACCCGGAAGCGGAAATAAATCGGTTGTATCGTTGCCAACTGGATTCAGTATCAATTATGTGGCTATTTACTACCACAAAGCGAATGAGACAACCGCTTCCAGCCTTGGTTTTTCCATTGACCCCAGCATTTACAGAGCGGCGGCCTTTACGCAGGTTACAGCGAACCGGGCCGGAACAAAGTTAGCGGGTTTGACAACGACCAATCCGTTGCCTGCTTCCGCAACGGGGGGCCAGCTATTCGTCCAGAACGGAACGGGTGTGACCACCAAACTTGCCTTTCCGACGTTTGAGAACCTGAAAAAACAGGGACGCATTGCCATCAATCGCGCCGAATTGACCATTACGCCAAAATCAAGCGCTTCGGGAACATTTTTGCCGTTTTACATGGCTTTGGCCGAGACAAGCGCGAATAATAGGATTTCTTATACCGATCGGAATAACACGCGTGTGCTGCACCTGTTGCAAACCAACACGGGTACTTTTCAGCAGATTAGCCAGTGGTTCTATCCAGAGGTAGCAACTTACGGCGCTCGTACGCGCAACGCTTATTCGTACGACGTGACGGGCTATTTTCAGGCGCTGTTGACCAATTTTAGGCCGAATACGGGTTTGGTGCTGGTGCCGACAGCCGGTAATGCTAGCACACTGATACCTACTACACAATTGGGTACTTCCTATCAGGTAGAAACTTATTTGAACACCCAGTTGACGGCTGCCGTCCTGGATGCACCGGAAAGCGTTAAACTGGTTGTTTTCTATACACTGGCCGAGTAA
- a CDS encoding glycogen/starch synthase — MSKLRILYVASEINPFLQTSEVANFVRKLPQEMQERGMEIRILVPRFGLINERKNRLHEVVRLSGINITVGDEEKPLIIKVASIPNAKLQVYFIDNEDYFQRKHVFFDKENRFYEDNDERAIFFCKGVLETVKKLGWSPDIVHCNDWMTALIPLYLKTTYKNDPMFKDSKSVFSVYNNSFSYRFPEDLVEKAKAMDVDEAMLSHLRSGDFEGFIRMGCAYADVVVKADEDFSESLTGILNDLSEKKIELTEEDENVAERYYTLYTGLVG; from the coding sequence ATGAGCAAACTTCGGATTCTCTACGTTGCCAGCGAGATTAATCCTTTCCTTCAAACGTCAGAAGTGGCCAATTTCGTGCGGAAATTGCCCCAAGAGATGCAGGAGCGTGGTATGGAAATACGCATCCTTGTACCTCGTTTTGGCTTAATCAATGAGCGGAAAAACCGGCTTCATGAAGTTGTTCGCTTGTCGGGTATCAACATTACCGTTGGTGATGAGGAAAAGCCCCTAATTATTAAAGTGGCGTCAATTCCCAATGCCAAACTTCAGGTGTATTTTATCGACAATGAAGACTATTTCCAGCGGAAACACGTTTTCTTTGACAAAGAGAATCGCTTTTATGAGGACAACGACGAACGCGCCATTTTCTTTTGCAAAGGAGTACTGGAAACCGTGAAAAAATTAGGCTGGTCACCGGACATCGTTCACTGTAATGACTGGATGACAGCACTGATTCCGCTGTACCTGAAAACGACTTATAAAAACGACCCGATGTTCAAAGACTCTAAATCAGTCTTTTCGGTGTATAATAATTCATTCTCTTATCGTTTTCCAGAAGATTTGGTTGAAAAAGCCAAAGCGATGGACGTGGACGAAGCAATGCTATCGCACCTGCGTTCCGGCGATTTTGAAGGTTTTATCCGTATGGGTTGTGCCTACGCCGACGTTGTTGTGAAAGCTGATGAAGACTTCAGCGAGAGCTTAACTGGTATTTTGAATGATTTGTCTGAAAAGAAAATTGAACTTACAGAAGAAGACGAGAATGTCGCGGAACGCTATTATACCCTCTACACAGGGCTGGTTGGCTAA
- the panC gene encoding pantoate--beta-alanine ligase, with the protein MYVFETIIALKQHLDQHRKGDQRIGFVPTMGALHEGHLSLLQAAQEQSDIRVCSIFVNPTQFNNPDDLARYPRTLDADLKLLEEAGCDVVFAPSVQEMYISQPLLTLSFGDLETVMEGAFRPGHFNGVGIVVGKLFNIVQPHYAYFGQKDLQQVAVVKRLVRDLSFPVDIVRCPILREPDGLAMSSRNRNLTPDERQQATELYNALTLAQSLLQEDGDLARAKDAVANHFAQKPQFQLEYFEIANADTLQPAEQLQAPGMTALCIAAQLGKVRLIDNLVF; encoded by the coding sequence ATGTACGTTTTTGAAACCATTATTGCCTTAAAGCAGCATCTGGATCAGCACCGAAAGGGTGACCAACGCATCGGCTTCGTGCCCACCATGGGCGCCCTGCACGAAGGACACCTTTCGCTCCTGCAAGCCGCGCAGGAACAGTCCGACATTCGGGTGTGCAGCATCTTTGTCAACCCAACCCAGTTTAATAATCCGGATGATCTGGCGCGCTACCCCCGCACGCTCGACGCCGACCTGAAACTCCTTGAAGAAGCCGGCTGCGATGTTGTTTTTGCGCCCTCGGTGCAGGAAATGTACATTTCCCAGCCGCTGTTAACGCTGTCTTTCGGTGATCTGGAAACTGTGATGGAAGGCGCCTTCCGCCCGGGCCATTTCAACGGCGTTGGGATTGTGGTGGGCAAATTGTTCAACATTGTACAGCCGCATTACGCCTATTTTGGGCAAAAAGACCTGCAACAGGTGGCCGTTGTTAAACGTCTGGTGCGGGATTTGAGCTTTCCGGTTGACATTGTGCGCTGCCCCATCCTGCGCGAACCAGACGGACTGGCCATGTCTTCCCGCAACCGCAACCTCACCCCCGACGAACGGCAACAGGCTACTGAATTATACAACGCGCTCACCCTTGCCCAGTCGCTGCTTCAGGAAGATGGAGATTTGGCCAGGGCTAAAGATGCCGTCGCGAATCACTTTGCCCAGAAGCCTCAATTTCAGTTGGAGTATTTCGAGATTGCCAACGCCGATACGCTTCAACCCGCCGAGCAGCTACAGGCTCCGGGCATGACAGCGCTCTGCATCGCAGCCCAGTTAGGCAAAGTCCGCCTGATCGACAACCTGGTTTTCTAG
- the panD gene encoding aspartate 1-decarboxylase, translating to MFITVMKSKIHRVRVTQAELNYVGSITIDEDLMDAAGMVENEQVHIVNNNNGERLITYVIKGERGSGIICLNGAAARRAQVGDIIIIIAYGMMSQEESKTFKPTVVFPDDNNRLVL from the coding sequence ATGTTCATTACCGTAATGAAGTCAAAGATCCACCGGGTTCGGGTGACGCAGGCTGAACTAAATTATGTCGGCAGCATTACCATCGACGAAGACCTGATGGATGCCGCCGGAATGGTGGAAAACGAGCAAGTTCACATTGTTAACAACAACAACGGCGAGCGCCTGATTACGTACGTCATCAAAGGGGAACGTGGCTCGGGAATCATCTGCCTCAACGGAGCAGCAGCCCGCCGTGCGCAGGTTGGCGACATCATCATCATTATTGCGTATGGCATGATGAGCCAGGAGGAATCCAAAACCTTTAAACCGACGGTCGTCTTTCCCGACGATAACAACCGCTTGGTTCTGTAA
- a CDS encoding lysylphosphatidylglycerol synthase transmembrane domain-containing protein — translation MKNIIKYTVSLAIAGSLLWYVFKDIDLGAMFEAFQKADYRWIIVSGLLTILAHWSRAYRWSLLMEPVVGRRPAAFDTTVAVLTGYFANLIIPRMGEVTRCGTLNRLEGVPVNISFGTVVAERVFDALALLFLIAATFLLEFDRLSTFFLDFFSSKVNVSGLQNNPWPLLVLVGVLLGMALLAWVLYGRYKEILQQKPLYQKITAFTGGLVEGVLSVRKLKNPGAFLFHTILIWTTYYFMSYVLFFSLPQTSGLSMLAGLTILIMGGIGMAAPVQGGIGPFHLLVGNALVLYGLTQQDGIVLATFMHAVQTIVTLLLGAISFLIVLFRSKRGATEDVAEPTALNVGR, via the coding sequence ATGAAAAACATCATCAAGTACACTGTTTCGTTAGCCATTGCCGGGAGTTTGTTGTGGTATGTCTTTAAAGACATCGACCTCGGCGCTATGTTTGAGGCCTTCCAGAAAGCCGATTACCGCTGGATTATTGTCTCTGGATTGTTAACCATTCTGGCGCACTGGAGCCGCGCTTATCGCTGGAGTTTGCTGATGGAACCAGTTGTTGGCCGTCGCCCGGCGGCATTCGATACAACGGTAGCCGTCCTGACGGGTTATTTTGCCAACCTGATCATTCCCCGCATGGGTGAAGTGACACGCTGCGGAACGCTGAACCGTCTCGAAGGGGTTCCGGTCAACATCAGCTTCGGAACGGTCGTTGCCGAGCGCGTCTTTGATGCCCTGGCGCTTCTCTTTTTGATCGCCGCTACGTTTCTCCTGGAATTTGATCGCTTAAGTACGTTTTTCCTGGATTTCTTTTCCTCCAAGGTCAACGTCTCCGGTCTGCAAAACAATCCCTGGCCCCTCCTTGTCTTGGTTGGTGTGCTGCTGGGAATGGCTCTGCTGGCTTGGGTTCTCTACGGTCGCTACAAAGAAATCCTGCAACAAAAACCGCTTTACCAGAAAATTACGGCCTTTACGGGTGGTTTGGTAGAAGGTGTCCTCAGCGTTCGGAAACTGAAAAATCCCGGAGCGTTTCTTTTCCATACTATACTAATCTGGACGACGTACTATTTTATGTCGTACGTTCTGTTTTTCTCGCTGCCCCAAACCTCTGGCCTTAGCATGCTCGCGGGCTTGACTATTTTGATCATGGGAGGTATAGGCATGGCAGCACCCGTTCAGGGTGGGATTGGTCCGTTTCACTTACTGGTTGGAAATGCGCTGGTTCTGTACGGATTAACGCAGCAGGACGGCATTGTACTGGCCACTTTCATGCACGCTGTGCAGACTATTGTTACACTTTTGCTGGGCGCGATTAGTTTTCTGATCGTTTTGTTCCGCAGCAAGCGCGGCGCTACCGAAGATGTAGCGGAGCCGACTGCGCTCAATGTGGGCCGATGA
- the rfaE2 gene encoding D-glycero-beta-D-manno-heptose 1-phosphate adenylyltransferase, whose amino-acid sequence MTESKILAREDAARQADQWRAEGQRIVFTNGCFDIVHLGHIDYLEKARALGDKLILGLNTDASVSRLKGPLRPVVNEYARARLMASLAFVDLITLFDEPTPLELIQVVRPDVLVKGDDYTIENIVGSDFVIQHGGSVETVPLVAGYSTTALIEKIRAAYAQ is encoded by the coding sequence ATGACTGAATCTAAAATCCTCGCTCGCGAAGACGCCGCCCGGCAAGCCGACCAATGGCGTGCGGAAGGCCAACGCATCGTTTTTACCAACGGTTGTTTCGATATTGTTCACCTGGGTCACATTGATTACCTGGAAAAAGCCCGTGCTTTGGGCGATAAGCTCATTCTGGGACTCAATACAGATGCTTCGGTGAGTCGCCTGAAAGGACCGCTTCGTCCAGTTGTCAATGAATACGCCCGCGCCCGCCTCATGGCTTCTCTGGCTTTTGTGGATCTGATTACGCTTTTTGACGAGCCAACGCCTTTGGAGCTGATCCAGGTGGTTCGTCCTGATGTTTTGGTAAAGGGCGATGACTACACCATCGAAAACATCGTTGGTTCCGATTTCGTTATTCAACATGGAGGGAGTGTCGAAACAGTACCTCTGGTGGCTGGCTATTCGACGACGGCGCTGATTGAGAAGATTCGGGCGGCCTACGCGCAGTGA
- a CDS encoding zinc metallopeptidase — MAGVYIIGIIVMLVSFYVSWRLKSKFNEYSQIALANGLSGAEIAQKMLNENNIYDVRVLSVEGMLTDHYNPQDKTVNLSADVYYGRSVAAAAVASHECGHAVQHATAYGPLKFRSAMVPFLTISSQYMQWVILGGILLINTTILPLAIGVALFAVTTIFSFVTLPVEFDASKRALAWIQNRGVVNQREYGFAKDALRWAAMTYVVAAIGSLATLLYYVSILMGGRRSD, encoded by the coding sequence ATGGCCGGTGTTTATATAATTGGTATAATTGTTATGCTCGTTAGCTTCTATGTAAGCTGGCGGCTGAAAAGCAAGTTTAATGAGTATTCGCAGATTGCGCTGGCCAATGGCCTGAGCGGGGCAGAAATCGCCCAGAAGATGCTGAATGAGAATAATATTTACGACGTTCGCGTTCTCTCGGTTGAAGGAATGCTGACGGACCACTATAATCCGCAGGATAAAACCGTTAACCTGAGTGCCGATGTTTATTATGGGCGATCTGTAGCGGCGGCGGCGGTTGCCTCCCACGAATGTGGTCATGCCGTGCAACACGCTACAGCCTACGGACCGCTGAAGTTCCGCTCGGCGATGGTGCCTTTTCTGACCATTTCGTCGCAGTACATGCAATGGGTTATTCTGGGTGGTATTTTACTAATTAACACTACTATTCTGCCCTTGGCCATTGGGGTTGCTCTCTTTGCGGTGACCACCATCTTTAGCTTTGTGACCCTGCCCGTCGAGTTTGACGCCAGCAAGCGTGCTTTGGCCTGGATTCAGAATCGGGGAGTGGTTAACCAACGGGAGTATGGTTTTGCAAAAGACGCCCTTCGCTGGGCCGCGATGACCTACGTGGTGGCCGCTATTGGTTCACTGGCTACTTTGCTCTACTACGTCAGCATTCTGATGGGTGGCCGTCGAAGCGATTGA
- a CDS encoding phage holin family protein: MNFILHLLIDATVIFGLAYLMPQVDVKNFTTALLVAFLLAILNFLIGWLIRFPLNLVTLFLLTGLVRLIVTALILKLIDKLMASFYIRGFWPALLIAVVITAVGYLIDSQMAPTPAVEEMRYQAMLF; encoded by the coding sequence ATGAATTTTATCCTCCATTTACTGATTGACGCAACGGTTATTTTTGGTTTGGCATACCTCATGCCTCAGGTTGACGTGAAAAATTTCACAACAGCGCTGCTAGTGGCTTTTTTGCTGGCTATACTGAACTTCCTCATTGGCTGGCTGATTCGCTTTCCGTTAAATCTGGTGACCTTATTTCTATTAACTGGGCTTGTTCGTCTGATAGTGACGGCTCTCATTTTGAAACTAATTGATAAGCTGATGGCCAGCTTTTACATACGGGGATTCTGGCCAGCCTTGCTGATTGCTGTAGTGATTACGGCTGTTGGTTATCTAATTGATTCTCAAATGGCGCCAACTCCTGCCGTGGAAGAAATGCGCTACCAGGCCATGCTTTTTTAA
- a CDS encoding class I SAM-dependent methyltransferase has product MKSISLPVFLIWFLATVSCGQNSTSKPTLTQTSDSVYQYRDAAQDGIGKVYMGREIAQVMGHLGAEWLERPEREQEERTDLLLKLLRLKPTDVVADIGAGTGYFSFRLAPELRQGKVLAVDIQQEMIDLLNQAKQKNKATNVEAVLGTISDPKLPPNSIDMALMVDAYHEFSHPYEMMRNIATALKPNGRVVLVEYRAEDPSVPIKTLHKMSVAQAKKELQAVGLQFDAVYKNLPQQHVLVFSKRAPGN; this is encoded by the coding sequence ATGAAATCCATTTCGTTACCAGTATTCCTGATTTGGTTCCTTGCTACGGTTTCCTGTGGCCAGAACTCCACGTCCAAGCCGACTTTAACGCAAACATCAGACTCTGTTTATCAATACCGCGACGCAGCGCAGGACGGCATTGGCAAAGTTTATATGGGTCGCGAGATTGCACAGGTCATGGGTCATTTAGGGGCCGAGTGGCTGGAACGACCCGAACGGGAGCAGGAAGAGCGTACGGATTTGCTCCTGAAATTGCTTCGCCTCAAACCGACGGATGTGGTAGCCGACATTGGCGCCGGAACGGGGTATTTTTCTTTCCGGCTGGCCCCTGAGCTACGGCAGGGAAAGGTTCTGGCCGTTGATATTCAGCAAGAAATGATTGACCTCTTGAACCAGGCCAAGCAAAAGAACAAAGCTACCAATGTAGAAGCAGTTTTAGGCACTATTTCCGACCCGAAACTTCCACCCAATAGCATTGACATGGCCTTGATGGTGGATGCCTACCATGAGTTTTCGCACCCTTACGAAATGATGCGAAACATTGCTACAGCGCTCAAGCCAAATGGCCGCGTTGTCTTGGTCGAATACCGCGCCGAGGACCCCAGCGTACCAATCAAAACACTCCACAAAATGAGTGTTGCTCAGGCAAAAAAAGAACTGCAAGCCGTTGGCTTGCAGTTCGATGCAGTCTATAAAAACTTACCGCAGCAGCACGTTCTTGTTTTTTCCAAACGCGCTCCCGGGAATTAA